Part of the Acidobacteriota bacterium genome is shown below.
GCGCGAAATCCCTGTGGGTCACCGGGAGTGGATTGGTTGTTTTGTTCGAGAAAGGGCCTCCCCTGAGCTATTCAGTTGCGGTCAGTGTGGACGGCGGAAAAACTTGGGCAAAGAGGCATTTGCTCGACGGTAACCTGAGGGCGCTGTGTCCAGTCACCGTTGATGACTACTGGCTGGTAGATGGGCCTCGCTACGTTTACCGGAGACACTGACGGGTCAGCCGGGGCTTGCGGGCATGCGGTTTCCGGATTAGTGACGGCGCCATCGTGTCTCGGTTGCCGATGATAGCCAGTCAGGGGTTCCTGCATGGTGGAGAGCAACTACGCCGACGGCTCCCAGTGGGCCGCCTGGCAGGGCGCCAGCGGCGCGGTGGCCACGGACTGGGACCAGGCCGGCCGCCGCACCCGGGGCGTGGTGCGCGCCGGTGCTGCGGGCGCGGTGTTCTTCGAGGAGCAGATCGGTTACGACGCGAACGACCGGGTGACGAGCCTGGTCTGGCCCCACGGCCGCGCGGGCGCCGACTCCGAGGCCAGACCTTCAGGTACGATCAGCTCGGCCGGCTGCTGACCTTTCGGCAGGGGCTGTGGGACGGGGCGGCGGTGACCGGCACCCCCACCGCCTTCCACGACTGGAACCTCGACGAAGTCGGCAACTGGCGCGAGCACAAGGAGAGCGAGAGCGAGGCCTTCTGGACCCCGGAGGTGGACCCGATCAACGCCTACGACAAATGGGACGCCAGCTTCGATCGAGACGGCGACGGCGTGGAGGAGGCGCTGACCCTGGTCCGGGAGCACGACGCGGCCCGGGGCTTCCTCTTCCGCAAGGAAGAAGAGGACGGCACACACACCCGCTACGTGCACGACGCCCTCGGCCGCCTGGTGGAGGTTCAGCGAGAAACCGGCGGCGGCCCGGAGACGGTGGTGCGCTATGGGTACGACACCTCCGGCCGCCTGAGCTGGCGCGAGGAAGCCGGCGGCGACGGCAAGACCTGGCTGGTGCACGACGGCGGCAGCACGGTGCTGGAGATCGCCGACGAGAGCACCGGCCGCCGGGGGGTGTGGGTCAACGTCTGGGCCGGCAGCACCCTGGTGCGCGCGAAGGACACAAACGGCAAGGTCGTCTACCTGCACCAGGACCGGCTGGGCTCGATCGTGGCGGCTACCCGCGACGAGAACGGCGCTGCGGTGATGGACGGCGGCGCGGCCTACGACCCCTACGGCCGGAAGGTGATCCTCCCCGACTGGTCCCCCGGCGAGCTGGCGGTGCCCTACGGCTACGCGGGGGCTCGCCTCGAGCCCCTGTCCGCCGCGGACATCGACCGCGACGGAGACGGCATCGCCGAGGAGCGCCGCGCCCTCTACCTGATGGGCGCCCGCTGGTACGACCCCCAGACGGGCCGTTTCATCGAGCAGGACCCCATCGGCGAGGACGGCGGCCTGAACCTCTACGCCTACACCGGGTCGAGCCCGATCTCGTGGATCGACCCGACGGGGCTGGCGAAGAAGAAGGCGA
Proteins encoded:
- a CDS encoding RHS repeat-associated core domain-containing protein → MTGTPTAFHDWNLDEVGNWREHKESESEAFWTPEVDPINAYDKWDASFDRDGDGVEEALTLVREHDAARGFLFRKEEEDGTHTRYVHDALGRLVEVQRETGGGPETVVRYGYDTSGRLSWREEAGGDGKTWLVHDGGSTVLEIADESTGRRGVWVNVWAGSTLVRAKDTNGKVVYLHQDRLGSIVAATRDENGAAVMDGGAAYDPYGRKVILPDWSPGELAVPYGYAGARLEPLSAADIDRDGDGIAEERRALYLMGARWYDPQTGRFIEQDPIGEDGGLNLYAYTGSSPISWIDPTGLAKKKAKEMNLDRQRQEKSSWRVDGVRVSASFARFVARSVEGGREARAWRVQRDAPLLAEKMKAAAKQLDAQAAASEGDDAEKNRALADTLRQGATLLEGMAEAAAQGPETLERFGQENANALREVERRLTEQSEVSAAQDSGDVSVFAAESRPQRCIN